TTCCACCCTTTAACGTTTCTAAATGACATCATGTCCCTTAAACTTCATAACACGACTCAAACAAGTGTAAAacgtcaaaactttgaaaaatattcatccaatcgtcaaataatttgattgatataattttcatgctttaaaacataaaacatacatattatgatttgaatagTGCAAAATAAAGATTTAGAATGGTCTTTGAGTTTAAAACTCTCGAAATACAAACATCGAAGCGATAGAACGTCGGTGACGAATAAAAGAATATTTCTACCTTTTTCTCGTCAAAACCCTACCTTGGGACGCAAAGGAATCGGGTGATCGTTATTGGAAGAAAGAACGATGAAGAAAATCGAAGAACAAAggtgaaaaaaatagaaaacttCCTTGGCTTGCAAGAGGAAATCACCCGTTGTTCCTTCCCTTGAATCGTGTGTGTTTCGGAGTGTGTGTAGGTGTTTAGGGATGTGTATGTAGGActcttttaaaaagaatttaaaaagtTTTCATAAACACTTAATTAACTCTAGTTTTTAATTAATAGATTAGGCtcattaagattaataaaatcattagacttcaaattaaaagatttaaaatatttatttcaaaaaaaatcctttataaaatacataatttcattgctcacattaattaatttaaatttgaccttaaaaaagcaataattcttaaattatttaaaataaatatttttttaacttaaaataaaaatttagcttttataTCTTTGAATCTTAACCGTCTCCGATCTTCTGTTCCCGGCCAACGACCGATATTCgccttaaaattttaaattatgcaaTCAAGTAAAATCAcacatttaataattttgtcactcaaaatatatcgTTCATGCattcaaaatcatttaattaaaatatattaacaatttaataattttcatatatGCCGTCTATATTTACTGATTTTCGGTCTATACATATTCGATATAGGAAAACAACAAATTTAGTCACCCGAGTCATGTTACTGTCATCCGATATGTTAAAATTGGGTTTTAACCACgtgattttgtttttaattggTTCATAAATATAATTCTTTGGCTGTCATATGAGCAATTTTTGTGATGCCTTCTCACTATTTTTTTTCCAACGTTAAAACataatatgaataaaataaaaacaaacaaacaacgATATGACTACCTAAATTTGACTACTTAGCCaatgatatttatttacttattattattagtattattgttgttgttgttgctgCTTCTTCTTCTTGAGTCTACTTTAGAATTACCTTAATGTCAAAGAAAGCACTTTCTTAAATTTGGGTGTATAATTGATGTTTTGCGAGTTCGTGGTTATAAAGCATGTGTAAATTCAAGATTTGGAGAAAGGAAATGCTCTAGCAAATTTAGGAGGattcatgaaatttaaaattttcaaaaacttgaattttctttaaaaagattgACCTTTCTCCCCTCGTTCCCAGTTAATCTACTGATGCTATACAAATCAGAAGATAACTTCAAAGGCCACACGAACTTGAAACTTGAAAATGCAACAAATCTACACCTCGTATCTGGATGACATCtaaaagaaattgatttttTGATCGATTCATGATTACGAGTCCCCGACTCCAAGAAAATCTATGAAAATAGGAATTGTAGAACTAGTGTTCTGATCGCAATGGCTCTCTCCAGTCGATGACGGTCCAGCAAATGATATTTCAGACTTTGACAAATTGTTTTTCATTGTTGAATCCTGCAACAATATTTCCCTTTTCATGCGCCGTCCCCTCTTCTCCCAACCTGCAAATTTAATGATCCAAACAATATTCTTTTATTGCCTCAGTTTAATTTATAAGTATCATATTATAGAAGATTTCTAAAGAGGTATGCATGCAATTTATTTAGTGAGAAGAGGAGAAAAGGTGGAAAGATGCAAACCAGAAGTTGCAGAATTTTCATCCGTGTTAAATCTTGTGTAATAATTTGCAGACTGAGAACTCCATTTTCCAAGTTTCATGCATGAATTTGATAGCTCCCTGTATCTCCTGGCCATCACAACGTGCCAGTGATTCTTCACTGCATTATCTGTTCTACCTGGAAAAAGCCTGGAAATCAGCGACCATTTGTTGCCGTATTGTGTTTGAGCCGCCATTAATCTTCCCTCCTCTTCTTCACCGAAAGCTCCTTTGTTGATCTTCGGGTCCAGCTGATTATGCCATCTCAATCTGCAGCTTTTGCCTTCGAAACATCAAGTAAAAGATTACTGAGACAACAAGTAGCTAACATTGTTTTAAAGATATGTGATTAAAGATCATTACTTGATCTTCCTGTTAGATTTCCAGCTATGAGGTTCCAGTTCTTCGGACCGTACACGGCTACAAGTTCTCTCAGTTTGTTGTCTTCTGAAGGTTTCCAGTGCCCTCTAGAACATAATTTCGGCTGCTTATTTCTAAAAGTTTTGCAATTTTCATCTGGGTTTTCTCCATCAATGAAGTTGATGAAGCCATTGTTATTAAATTTCTCGCCGCAAGCTTCCATTGCATCATTATCAAACATTCCTCCCCCTCCCTTCGAACCGCGTTCACATCTCCTTCGCAAGTCCTTAACTTGTTCATCAGAAGCCTTGAAAGCATAGACGACAGGGAAACCCATTTCACGACGGTGGTTGTTGGCGCCGGAGCCACCATCTTCTTGGTCGCGTTGCCGCGGCATGGAGATGACTTATACAGACACAGCAGAAACGAAAAAGCAGGCAAGACAAAAACGGCTTATTTAACAGAgaatgaagaaaacaaaaaaaaattggaataatTTGAGAAAGAGACGGAGATTTATTCACGGAAATCCACACGAATTACTGAGCTCCATCTGCGGATGGAGAGGAAGGGCCTGCCGCCTGCCTGGCTCTACCCAGTGGGCAGTAGGTGTGACCCCTACTTTGACTTTATACGGACTCCATTAATGCTCTGTGCACCAAAAATGGGTGCAGTCTTCTTACATTTTTGGATTTCACGTAAACAGTGGAATGAAACTCTTTGTGGCAAAACATTATTTCCCCTTTTTTGCGGTGTTCTTCACTAATTTTCAAGCTGATttggaatatatataaatataaatatatgaccTATAATTAAGTTGTTTTATATTTCTCTGGTATGGCAATCGGTTTTagtcatctaattttttttcgatAGTTTTTCGTTGAACATTTTGATATGGTATCGGAtatataattattgattttcTCGGTACTATGTAAATATTTCGATAAAATCTGACTAAAAGCCAAGTAAAATACAATTTCTCTAAGTACAATTTTTAAAGAATAGTTTAAGAGatgttttttgatatttttgaataaTAGAAAAAgttgttcaaattattttaactataaaaaaaagtttcatAGAATAGTTGTTCAAAcacatatttattcttaaaacgatttataaaacattttacaaaaattgaaaatttttttatataaaaatgttttataaGTAATTGTCTaaacataatataatttaatttcaaagaatcttaatgattttaaatagataactattattttaaaaaatatatatatatatatatatattaaaataattttattaaaaaatattacattagTTTGACCTTCACGAATAAATTATTCTAGTCCCATAATACTTTTCTCTTACGTTAACTCTGTTGTTATAACAGTATTTTTTTCATTAGCCCAAGTTGCtccattattcaaaataattcattattttaactTCTAAGGTTCAAGCTAATTCCCCTTTAATGTTCCTAGCTAGACAAAGTTGCAAGTTGGGCAAGCATTGGATTAAACTACGGAAACTGCAAGTTTAatgaattattaataatttaattttcaaattttctttcagattttttttttgtttttaattaaatatgttgtCTGCAAATTAACGTGATTTCTACAATATTCTATCGAAAGTAGAGGATTCGTTTATGTATTGGTGCGGTGACTATCGCGAGACTCACCAACTAGCTAATCAGACGCAAGTCTCACCTCGGATGGATTTCTCCTTTTGCTATGttttgtaatatatttttatttgcaaCTATATgttaatattaagattttttacCACGCGATACttgcatatataatatatatttgataaagttaaaaataaaatatattttattcatattaaatttttatatgaaatataaatatattgttgtaaaattttaaatattttttagttttgattgtatattttttttattttgagatagatagataaaataatgaattacttatattttttttattacaactcacGCGGGGATGGGAGATCAAACCCGGGAAAACCGACTATTCCGGCAGAGGATGAGACCACTGGGCTACAAGCCCGGTCTCAGAATTACTTAATCATTGTTAGAGAGAAAAAACGGAATAGAAAATCTACATCTATTgtcataaatattaaatacattGCAATTTTGTAAGGAAAATCGTatttctttgatatttcaaatttttgtgttgttaaattttgatatcaaatatttttgtttttttttttaaattttagtcacAATTTACAATGTATCGTTAACGTGTATAGTAGAATATCAATATTGCTAATGAAATATGACagaaattatcaaaaataataaaatacataattaaatttgaaatttgataagataaaatataaaaattaaaaaaaacaggtATATAATCAAAATTCCATTTTCTCATTCAATGACAGATAATCAAAGTCACATCCGATTAATTCTCATTTActctatatttaattatttatttcaataatatgTATGGAGTACGTAAGGCTAGCTACTGCAACCCTTCAACCAATTGAAAGTTCAGATGTTCCAAGTGGCCCCAGTCCCATTTTCGTCCCAAGTGGCCcagttctatttttttttatattatNATATCCTTTCAAGCTGGtctaatatcaatatttttaactattcgactattttttttaaattattgcaCGTAATTCGAGTGAGAAAATATGGGCCTTCCAATTGTGTacactttttttatataatattttgacttatattcaaataagagtaatatcatatcataattgaaaaaattaatgaaagatCATATTGCAATTTGAAATGATTATATATTACAATCTAAATTGATTATATTTAAGTGGAGGTAATATCATAATTGTGAAAATTAGTGAGAAtctaaattgaaattttaaacgataattttagaaaaaaaaaagaaacaaaaatagaCATTCCCCaattattttttctatattATGTCCATGCTTAATAATAGTAACCGATGTACTTTGAATTGATTGTATTTAGATGAGGTTcaccataatttaaaaattatctaGAGAATAATTTGCAAtttgaaatattgaaataaaaacggtaaattttaaaaaaaatacctcaGTCAATATTTCACTTAAGATTCAGTAcctatacatatttttttaggaATCAGTACCTGAAAAATATATACTTTTAGTTTTAACCCTTATAAtgcaaaatttacatttttaccatttattatttaaattaatatattattttatccacaaacATTACATGTGTtttctccatttaaaatataattttaaaaaaatattaattctcaattatcatggaataaaagtaaatacttattttgacatacaaagtacctattatgatgtttcagatacttgatttcgttctttgaatactccaaatatataagaaaatactatattttcgagcATTCACCATAAATTCGATCATTTTTAGtcttttcataaaaaatacatttggatgacttattcatgtcattttattttttaaaaaaacataggtcatcactcatcatgaaataagattaaatatttattttgacctaCAAAATATCTATTTTGGAGTTCCAAATGCTTGATTTGACTCTttaaatactccaaatgtgtaagaaaatactggatcttcgagctatcacaataaattcaataattgttggtattttcattgaaaatacattaagatgacttattcatgtcatctaatttttgaaaaaaacacaGTTTAtcactcattgttgaattagaaaaaagtatttattttgatcGACACAATACCTATTTTgggatttcaaatatttgatttggctatttaaatacttcaaatgtgtaagaaaatacttaagtttcaagtaatattaaatgacttttgatggtgtcatttgtgaagttaaaatgtgatacttaaattggtacaaatagtaTCTTATTAAAGTCTATAAATAACTTATTTTACTcgtaaatactcatatccaattatttgaggatgccaaaatataatttgaagttaatattaagtgacaccgatgatgaaattcgtgaagtaaaaaaatgatacttaaattaatacaaataatgcataattcgagtccacaaatacttgattttaccttttaaatactcaaattccattgagtatgtcaaaatatatagttcGAATATAATATTGAATGTTCTTTAatgatgagatttgtgaataaaaaacaTGCTACCTAAATTGATACAAATAGTACCTAATTTGGTTTcacatatatttgattttactcttttaaaactcaattttgattatttttgtatataaaaaaatatagtttcaagtaatattgagaTACTTTTGATGTGtaatttgtgaagttaaaatgtgatacctaaattggtacaaaaaGTATCTAATTCGAGTATATCAATACTTAATTTTACTCTGTAAATGAGAAGTacttaatttgagtttgcaaatacttgattttgtaaatgagatactcaaaatatgtattaaaatactggatattcgaataagaaacgtaagttcaccaagtgttggtATTTTTATGGAATATACATTtagatgacatattcatctcatttaatatttttttttcaaaaaaacaaattttcaactaatcatgaaaatttaaagtacttatttttacttgagaagtacctaatttgagtttgcaaatacttgatttcgtaaatgagatactcacaatatgtattaaaatactggatgtTAGAATAgacaacgtaagttcaccaagtattgatatttctatgaaataagcatttggatgacatattcatctcatttaattttttttgtaaaagaaaaaacaaattcccaactaagcatgtaaattttaaagtacttatttttatttgagatgtacctaatttgagattgcaaatatttgatttggtacataagatactcataatatgtaatagaatactggatattctaATATGCAACGTAAGCTCACCAAGTGTTTATCTTTCCTTGGAAGAtgtatttggatgacatattcatctcatttaatattttttttgtaaaaataaattctcaactaagtattgaaattttaaaatacttagttttacttgataAGTATCTAATTTGaatttgcaaatacttgatatcTCGAATGACATACttacaatatatattaaaatactggatattcgaataggcaacgtaagttcaccaagtgttgtTCTTTCCATGGAAGATGCATTGATACGAAGAGTATCTAAATTGGTGAAGTTAAAATATGATAtctaaattgg
This portion of the Primulina huaijiensis isolate GDHJ02 unplaced genomic scaffold, ASM1229523v2 scaffold42183, whole genome shotgun sequence genome encodes:
- the LOC140969522 gene encoding uncharacterized protein, producing MPRQRDQEDGGSGANNHRREMGFPVVYAFKASDEQVKDLRRRCERGSKGGGGMFDNDAMEACGEKFNNNGFINFIDGENPDENCKTFRNKQPKLCSRGHWKPSEDNKLRELVAVYGPKNWNLIAGNLTGRSSKSCRLRWHNQLDPKINKGAFGEEEEGRLMAAQTQYGNKWSLISRLFPGRTDNAVKNHWHVVMARRYRELSNSCMKLGKWSSQSANYYTRFNTDENSATSGWEKRGRRMKREILLQDSTMKNNLSKSEISFAGPSSTGESHCDQNTSSTIPIFIDFLGVGDS